The genomic window GTCCCGATCCTCGACTGGGAGCTGCCCGACGGATCGCGCTTCACGGAGCAGCAGCTCGACGAGATCGCGGTCGACGTCCGGACGGCCGCCTATCGCGTCATCGAGGGCAAGGGCGCGACGAACTACGCGATCGGGCTCTCCGGTGCACGCATCGTCGAGGCCATCCTCGGCGACGAGCACGCCATCCTGCCGGTGAGCACCGTGCTCGACGGGTACCACGGTGTCAGCGGGGTCGCCCTGTCGGTGCCGAGCATCGTCGACCGCTCGGGCGTGCGGTCGGTGGTCGAGGTCGCGATGTCGCCGCGCGAGGAACAGCAGTTCGCCGACTCGGCCGCCGCCGTCCGCGCGTCGCTCGACTCGCTCGGGCTGTAGCAGCCGACCTCGTCCTCGGCTCCGCCGTCCCTGTCTCAGGAAAGGTGCGGCGCGGTGCCCCGATGCGAGCCCGCCACGCCGGGTATCTCCTGAGACGGGGCCACAGGCGCCTGCACCGGGATCTCCCCCGAGCGGCCGATGCGCAACCGGTCTCGGGCCCGATAGCGTTGCGGGACGAGGCGCGGATCCGGCCGCGCCCCTGGGGAGGCACCGGATGACCGCTGGCGTGACGATCGAGTTCGATGGACTCTCGAAATCCTTCGGGGCGGTGCAGGCGGTCGACGACCTGACGTTCCACGTGGAACCGGGCAAGGTCACCGGTTTCCTCGGCCCGAACGGCGCCGGGAAGACGACGACCCTGCGCATGCTGCTCGGCCTCGTGCAACCGACGTCCGGGAGGGCGACGTTCGGCGGCGTCCCCTACGCCAAGCTGCCGGTGCCTGCCGCGACCGTCGGCGCGGCTCTCGAGGCGGCGAGCTTCGTCCCGGGCCGCACCGCCCGCAACCATCTCCGTGTGCACGCCTCTGCAGCGCGTCTGCCGGCGAACCGGGTGGACGTCGTGCTCGCGCAGGTCGGGCTGCTCGACGTCGCGGACCGACGCGTCGCCGGGTACTCACTCGGCATGCGACAACGGCTCGGCCTCGCGACCGCGCTCCTCGGCGACCCCGGTGTGCTCGTCCTCGACGAGCCGATCAACGGGCTCGACCCCGAGGGGATCAAGTGGATCCGCGGCTTCCTCACCGCGCTCGCGGCCGAGGGTCGGACCGTCCTCAT from Plantibacter flavus includes these protein-coding regions:
- a CDS encoding ATP-binding cassette domain-containing protein encodes the protein MTAGVTIEFDGLSKSFGAVQAVDDLTFHVEPGKVTGFLGPNGAGKTTTLRMLLGLVQPTSGRATFGGVPYAKLPVPAATVGAALEAASFVPGRTARNHLRVHASAARLPANRVDVVLAQVGLLDVADRRVAGYSLGMRQRLGLATALLGDPGVLVLDEPINGLDPEGIKWIRGFLTALAAEGRTVLISSHLLSEVQQSVDEVVIIAKGRLAHVGTLASLDAADTLRVVVNSPEHERLATALTAAGYTFDQARSGLVVHDVEAIDIGRVALAAGIPLSALSRHRSGLEDSFLALVSGGEDHA